One Brachyspira pilosicoli P43/6/78 genomic window carries:
- a CDS encoding ankyrin repeat domain-containing protein gives MLKKYIVLIIVGVVLMVNDSYGITQDERNFLHACRYGQMYVIEELIDKVNINVQDEEDGFTPLMNAVTEGEIEVVKILLEHNADVIKIKDNKGRNAFFWAAVLDELEILKLFEKYNPDFNVSDNYGSNVFFFTRKKETVNYFLQHGADINKKNKSGRTPLIQHSLAYENQEHVKFLLEKGADINAQDNEGVTTLMFAVQTDKVQIIDICLSENADINIKDNEGKTALFHTISSFGVLENVKAMTEDMFGDHAKTDYIKDYMNQKKMEETDRAIRLIKLLVSNGADINAQDNKGNTLLMYAIELRNEPLINEILKLNPDVNIKNKKGKTANDMAKEYGYKIVK, from the coding sequence ATGCTAAAAAAATATATTGTGTTAATTATTGTTGGAGTAGTTTTAATGGTCAATGATTCTTATGGTATAACTCAAGATGAAAGAAATTTTCTTCATGCATGCCGTTATGGTCAAATGTATGTAATTGAAGAATTAATTGATAAAGTTAATATTAATGTTCAAGATGAAGAAGACGGATTTACTCCTTTAATGAATGCTGTAACAGAAGGAGAAATAGAGGTTGTTAAAATTTTATTAGAGCATAATGCAGATGTTATTAAAATAAAAGATAATAAGGGAAGAAATGCATTTTTCTGGGCTGCTGTTTTAGATGAACTTGAAATCTTAAAACTATTTGAAAAATATAATCCTGATTTTAATGTGTCAGATAATTATGGTTCTAATGTTTTCTTTTTTACTAGAAAAAAGGAAACCGTTAATTATTTCCTTCAACATGGTGCAGATATAAATAAAAAAAATAAATCTGGAAGAACTCCTTTAATACAGCATTCTTTAGCTTATGAAAATCAAGAACATGTAAAGTTTTTACTTGAAAAAGGTGCTGATATTAATGCTCAAGATAATGAAGGTGTTACTACATTGATGTTTGCTGTTCAAACTGATAAAGTACAAATAATAGATATATGTTTATCAGAAAATGCAGATATTAATATAAAAGATAATGAAGGAAAAACAGCTTTATTTCATACAATATCATCTTTTGGTGTTTTAGAGAATGTTAAGGCAATGACGGAAGATATGTTTGGAGATCATGCTAAAACAGACTATATAAAAGATTATATGAATCAGAAGAAAATGGAAGAGACAGATAGGGCTATTAGACTTATAAAGTTATTAGTATCTAATGGTGCCGATATTAATGCTCAGGATAATAAGGGAAATACTTTATTAATGTATGCTATAGAACTTCGCAATGAACCTCTTATAAATGAGATATTAAAATTAAATCCTGATGTTAATATAAAAAATAAAAAAGGAAAAACAGCTAATGATATGGCAAAGGAGTACGGTTATAAAATAGTAAAATAG